DNA from Deltaproteobacteria bacterium:
GCGCCGGCGATGCGGTAAGGTCCGCGGCGAGCTCACACGGCCATTGAGACACGCGCCACGGGAGCAAGGGAGAGAAAGATGAGGATTCCCCGCACCGGCATCGCCAAGAACGAAGTACTCAAACAGCTGGAGGCGTTCCGCGCCCACGACACCGACTGGCGCAGCGGGCGCACTTGGGCTTACGTTTACGACCCCGGACGCGAGGCGGAAGAGGTAATCAAGCAGGCGTACATGATGTTTCTGAGCGAGAACGCACTCGACCCGACCGCCTTTCCCAGCACACTGCGGCTGGAGACGGAGTTGGTGAGCATGGCGGCGGCCCATCTCGGCGGTGGTAGCGAGGTGGTGGGCAACTTCACCAGCGGCGGCACCGAGAGCATCATGCTCGCGGTCAAGACCGCCCGCGACTATGCCCGCGCGCAGCGGCCCGAGATCCGCGAGCCCGAGATGATCCTGCCGGCCACGGCCCACGCGGCTTTTCAAAAGGCGGCGCACTACCTCTGCCTCAAGCCGGTGCGCGTACCCGTCGATACCACCACCTTCAAGGCCGACGTCGAGCAGGTGCGGCGCGCGATCACAGCCAACACCATCTTGCTGGTCGGCTCGGCGGTATCCTACGCCCACGGCGTGGTCGACCCCATCCGCGAGCTCGGCCAGCTGGCCTTGGAGCACAAGTTGTTACTGCACGTCGATGCCTGCATGGGCGGCTTCTTGCTGCCTTATTTCCGCCGCCTCGGTGCGCCCGTTCCCGACTTCGATTTCAGCGTGCCGGGAGTGACCTCGGTGTCGATGGACTTCCACAAGTACGCCTTCGCCGCCAAGGGCGCCTCGGTCATTCTCTACCGCCACAAGGCGTTGCGCCGATATCAGATTTACACTTGCGCGCAGTGGACCGGCTACACGGTGATCAATCCCACCCTCCAGAGCACCAAGTCCGGTGGCCCGCTGGCGGCGGCTTGGGCGGTGCTGCACTTCATCGGCGATGACGGCTACCTGGAAATCGCGCGCCAGGTCCTCGATGCTACGCGCCGGATCGCCGACGGCATCGAGGCAATCCCCGAGCTGCGCTTGCTCGGCCGGCCGGAGATGAATCTGATCGCCTTCACCTCGGACACGGTCAACGTCTTTCACATCATCGACGAGATGAAGACGCGCGGCTGGTACGTGCAGCCGCAGCTCGGTTTCCACGGCTCGAAGGAGAACATCCATCTCTCGATCAACCCCGCCAGCATCAAGTGGGTCGAGCCGATGCTCGCCGATTTGCGTGCCTGCGTCGAGCGGGCCAAGACGCTGCCCTCGGAGAGCATCCCCGACAGCTTGCGCCAGGCGCTGGCAACGCTCGATCCGAAAACGGTGAGCGCGGAAACCTTCGCGCAGATGTTCACCATGGCGGGCATCGAGGGCACTGGACTGCCTGAGCGCATGGCCGGTATCAGCGGCATGCTCAACGCCCTGCCGCCGGAGCTGGCCGAGCAGCTGCTCACCGAGTACTTCAACGACCTCTACCGCCAGCCGCCGCAATGAGCCGCCAGCGCGCGCTTCGCCTGCTGCTCCTCGCCCTGGCCGGCTTGGCGACCATCCTGCTCGTTCGCACCGCTCGTTTTACTTCAAAACAAGTGGCCGTAGAGCCGGCGCTGCCGCTGGCCCTAGACCGGCAAGCGCTCGCCGAGCGGCTGGCCGCAGCCCTGAGGATCGAGACGGTCTCTCATCAGGAGCAGTCGCAGATCAGCGGCGAGGCCTTCCTCGCCTTCCACCGCTACCTCGGCGAACAGTACCCGCTGGTGCACCGCCGGCTGCGGCGTGAGGTCGTCAACGGCTACTCGCTGCTCTACACCTGGGAGGGCAGCGAGCCCGGGCGCAAACCGATCATCTTGCTCTCCCACCTCGACGTTGTACCGGTGGAGCCTGGCACCGAGGCGCAGTGGAGCTACCCGCCGTTCGCGGGCCGGATCGCCGAAGGCTTCATCTGGGGCCGCGGCGCGCTCGATGACAAGTTCGGCGTGCTCGGCATTCTCGAAGCCGTCGAAGCCCTGCTCGGCAGCGGCTTTCA
Protein-coding regions in this window:
- a CDS encoding aspartate aminotransferase family protein codes for the protein MRIPRTGIAKNEVLKQLEAFRAHDTDWRSGRTWAYVYDPGREAEEVIKQAYMMFLSENALDPTAFPSTLRLETELVSMAAAHLGGGSEVVGNFTSGGTESIMLAVKTARDYARAQRPEIREPEMILPATAHAAFQKAAHYLCLKPVRVPVDTTTFKADVEQVRRAITANTILLVGSAVSYAHGVVDPIRELGQLALEHKLLLHVDACMGGFLLPYFRRLGAPVPDFDFSVPGVTSVSMDFHKYAFAAKGASVILYRHKALRRYQIYTCAQWTGYTVINPTLQSTKSGGPLAAAWAVLHFIGDDGYLEIARQVLDATRRIADGIEAIPELRLLGRPEMNLIAFTSDTVNVFHIIDEMKTRGWYVQPQLGFHGSKENIHLSINPASIKWVEPMLADLRACVERAKTLPSESIPDSLRQALATLDPKTVSAETFAQMFTMAGIEGTGLPERMAGISGMLNALPPELAEQLLTEYFNDLYRQPPQ